From a region of the Macrobrachium nipponense isolate FS-2020 chromosome 3, ASM1510439v2, whole genome shotgun sequence genome:
- the LOC135222014 gene encoding exportin-7-like: MVCTGCCATLDHIVTYLFKTVHQKSKKGTVDLESDALVRVMKHQPSILQQMLATVLNIIMFEDCRNQWSMSRPLLPLILLNNEYFGQLRQQIISQQAPDKQGAMAQWFDSLMEGIEPNLLTKNRDKFTQNLSVFRRDINDSLKGPVTSSGGGSSSEMMTS; this comes from the exons ATGGTGTGCACGGGCTGCTGTGCAACTCTCGACCACATAGTCACATACCTCTTCAAAACAGTACATCAGAAGA GTAAAAAGGGCACAGTAGACCTAGAATCAGATGCCTTAGTGAGAGTTATGAAGCACCAGCCATCAATTCTACAACAGATGCTTGCAACTGTCCTAAATATTATAATGTTTGAAGATTGTAGAAATCAGTGGAGCATGTCACGTCCCCTGTTACCACTCATTTTGTTGAATAATGAG TATTTTGGGCAGTTACGACAACAGATCATTAGCCAGCAAGCTCCAGATAAGCAAGGGGCAATGGCGCAGTGGTTTGACAGCCTTATGGAAGGAATAGAACCCAATCTTCTAACAAAAAACAGAGATAA ATTCACTCAAAACTTGTCAGTGTTCCGTCGTGATATTAATGACTCATTAAAAGGACCAGTAACCAGTAGCGGTGGAGGCAGCAGCAGTGAAATGATGACATCGTGA